A stretch of Planctomycetaceae bacterium DNA encodes these proteins:
- a CDS encoding DUF1549 and DUF1553 domain-containing protein, which yields MRATSLFARDAVLAVIGLIAVMNHTAACGDDLRKPAAVAAEVDRLLEESWNSNDIAPADPADDSAYLRRVYLDLAGRIPAVSELREFLADERPDKRTAIVEQLMDSPAYVRNFTTVWRNTLIPQANMQVEFRGVIPGFEAWLWERIADGRPYDEMVREIITADITPERVSGQALTATTTPDAFFVVRQLKPENLATGTSRVFLGVRLDCAQCHDHPFDKWKQRQFWNLAAFYSGFSTGTAAADNPQMMMFREDASSRSIAIPGTDETAAAIYLTGMSPSWDDPRETTPRELLATWLTDPQNPWFARMAANRMWAQFFGRGIVNPVDDFSDNNPPSHPEVLNLLAEQFAVHDFDLKFLIRTLTSTRAYQLSSRQSHESQADPSAFAKAALRGMTPEQYFDSLAEAVGYYQPYRSENPFVLDTNTPRSMFLELFRDDAESPLDRETTILQALAMMNGRFIDDATSLDESQTLKAIAEFPLMTDDDRLETLFMATVTRRPTVEEHTRFGQYLKSGGATGDSAAALSDIFWALLNSSEFLLNH from the coding sequence GTGAGAGCCACCAGTCTGTTTGCTCGCGACGCTGTGCTTGCCGTCATCGGCCTGATTGCCGTGATGAATCATACGGCTGCCTGCGGCGACGATTTGCGGAAACCGGCTGCTGTGGCGGCAGAGGTCGATCGATTGCTGGAAGAGTCCTGGAACAGCAACGATATCGCTCCGGCTGACCCGGCTGATGATTCGGCGTATCTGCGGCGAGTGTACCTGGATCTGGCCGGACGAATCCCGGCGGTTTCGGAATTGCGGGAGTTTCTCGCGGACGAACGCCCGGACAAGCGAACTGCGATTGTCGAACAGTTGATGGACAGCCCGGCATACGTCCGGAATTTCACAACCGTCTGGCGGAACACTTTGATTCCGCAGGCGAATATGCAGGTCGAATTTCGAGGAGTGATTCCCGGATTCGAAGCATGGCTTTGGGAACGAATCGCCGACGGGCGGCCTTATGACGAAATGGTCCGCGAAATCATCACGGCGGACATCACGCCGGAAAGAGTCTCCGGCCAGGCGCTGACTGCGACGACGACTCCCGATGCCTTCTTTGTTGTCAGGCAGCTCAAACCGGAAAACCTGGCCACCGGCACTTCGCGAGTCTTCCTGGGAGTCCGGCTCGACTGTGCTCAATGCCACGACCATCCGTTCGACAAATGGAAGCAGCGGCAGTTCTGGAATCTGGCGGCCTTCTATTCCGGCTTCTCCACCGGAACCGCAGCCGCTGACAACCCGCAGATGATGATGTTCCGCGAAGATGCTTCGTCACGTTCAATTGCGATTCCCGGAACGGACGAAACCGCTGCCGCCATCTATCTGACGGGAATGTCGCCATCCTGGGACGATCCGCGCGAAACGACTCCGCGGGAACTTCTGGCAACGTGGCTGACCGATCCGCAGAATCCCTGGTTCGCGCGAATGGCGGCCAATCGCATGTGGGCTCAGTTCTTCGGGCGGGGCATCGTGAATCCGGTCGACGACTTTTCCGATAACAACCCGCCGTCGCATCCGGAAGTTCTGAATCTGCTCGCCGAACAGTTTGCCGTTCACGACTTTGATCTGAAGTTTCTGATCCGCACATTGACCAGCACTCGCGCGTATCAGCTTTCCAGCCGGCAGAGTCACGAAAGCCAGGCAGATCCGTCAGCGTTCGCCAAAGCGGCTCTGCGAGGCATGACGCCCGAACAGTACTTCGACAGTCTGGCCGAAGCGGTGGGCTATTATCAGCCGTATCGCAGTGAGAATCCGTTTGTGCTGGACACGAACACTCCGCGGTCGATGTTTCTGGAATTGTTTCGCGACGACGCCGAATCGCCACTGGACCGCGAGACCACCATTCTGCAGGCTCTGGCCATGATGAACGGACGCTTCATCGACGACGCGACCAGTCTGGACGAAAGCCAGACCTTGAAAGCGATCGCGGAATTTCCGCTGATGACCGACGATGACCGGCTGGAAACGCTGTTCATGGCCACTGTGACTCGTCGCCCGACCGTCGAAGAACACA
- a CDS encoding polyprenyl synthetase family protein: MNLAVNTGTPPVDANLLKSMLQQHLGNDLHSVNQILNSRLRSSSGFVNDVTEHVSRFRGKQIRPMLLLLTHRMLNGDDRASAAVLAAVVEMIHTATLVHDDVIDDADTRRHLATVHRRWNTETSVLLGDYLFSKAFHLAASTGDAEACRLIGLATDKTCEGELNQTAARLDRSTSEFDYFRIIRDKTGQLFALSCLLGARTAKATESQQRAAGKFGLRLGLAFQIADDVLDLSESHSSTGKDEGNDLQNGRLTLPLLRSLQLADPEEREELLSLIFQHPISAVDDLRNRGVVQRGIESASATAAELCRRAVRSLVRFPESADRELLSAIAMFAGQRQA; encoded by the coding sequence ATGAATCTGGCGGTCAATACCGGCACACCACCTGTCGATGCAAACCTGCTGAAGTCGATGCTGCAGCAGCATCTGGGCAACGACCTGCACAGCGTCAATCAGATTCTGAACAGCCGCCTGCGATCGTCCAGCGGATTCGTGAACGACGTCACGGAACACGTTTCGCGGTTTCGCGGAAAGCAGATTCGCCCGATGCTGCTGCTGCTGACTCACCGCATGCTGAACGGTGATGATCGCGCCAGTGCGGCCGTGCTGGCCGCCGTCGTCGAAATGATTCACACCGCGACGCTGGTGCATGACGACGTGATCGACGACGCGGATACTCGCCGGCATCTGGCCACCGTCCATCGCCGCTGGAACACGGAAACCAGTGTGCTGCTGGGAGACTACCTGTTTTCCAAAGCGTTCCACCTGGCGGCGTCGACGGGAGATGCGGAAGCCTGTCGCCTGATCGGACTGGCCACCGACAAGACGTGCGAAGGAGAACTCAACCAGACGGCCGCTCGCCTGGATCGTTCCACATCCGAGTTCGATTATTTCCGGATCATTCGTGACAAGACCGGACAACTTTTCGCGCTCAGTTGCCTGCTGGGAGCTCGCACGGCGAAGGCGACTGAGTCGCAGCAGCGCGCCGCTGGAAAGTTCGGACTGAGACTGGGACTGGCGTTTCAGATCGCCGACGACGTCCTGGATCTTTCCGAATCGCATTCGTCGACAGGCAAGGACGAAGGCAACGATCTGCAGAACGGTCGGCTGACTCTGCCGCTGCTGAGATCGCTGCAGTTGGCCGATCCCGAAGAACGCGAAGAATTGCTGAGTCTGATTTTTCAGCACCCGATCTCCGCAGTCGATGACCTGCGAAATCGCGGCGTCGTTCAGCGCGGAATCGAATCGGCATCGGCCACCGCGGCGGAACTGTGCCGGCGAGCCGTGCGGTCGCTGGTCCGGTTTCCGGAATCCGCCGACCGCGAACTGCTGTCTGCCATCGCAATGTTCGCCGGGCAGCGACAGGCTTAG
- a CDS encoding (2Fe-2S)-binding protein, which translates to MIRQINLTVNGREHSTTTDPDRPLLDVLREDFQLTGTKFGCGEGECGACTVLIDGQPTRSCITSVAEVAGRQVQTIEGLAEHERLHSVQQAFLDNDAMQCGYCVSGHIMTAVAFVRDHPDAGRDEIVLAMSDHICRCCNYPNILAAVEQAVAGERA; encoded by the coding sequence ATGATTCGGCAGATCAATCTGACTGTCAACGGTCGCGAGCATTCGACCACGACCGATCCGGACCGTCCGCTGCTGGACGTGTTGCGTGAGGACTTCCAACTGACGGGTACCAAATTCGGCTGCGGCGAAGGTGAATGCGGCGCATGCACGGTGCTGATTGATGGCCAGCCGACTCGGTCGTGCATCACATCGGTCGCGGAGGTCGCCGGGCGGCAGGTTCAGACGATCGAAGGTCTCGCCGAACACGAACGGCTGCATTCGGTTCAGCAGGCATTTCTGGACAACGATGCCATGCAATGCGGCTACTGTGTGTCGGGCCACATCATGACGGCCGTGGCATTCGTCCGTGACCATCCGGACGCCGGTCGCGATGAAATCGTTTTGGCGATGAGTGATCACATATGTCGCTGCTGCAACTATCCCAACATCCTGGCGGCGGTTGAACAGGCCGTCGCCGGCGAACGTGCCTGA
- a CDS encoding PQQ-binding-like beta-propeller repeat protein — protein MSRHSSIAVVSLLSVLAACSFLPVTAAEPISVGDSDWPWWRGPNRNGTANPDQDPPLHWSESENVLWSAEVPGRGHGSPIVVGDQVLLATADLESNQQVVLCFDRNSGAELWSTVVHDGGVKPEGRQPNEKASMASSTIACDGNRLFINFLNGGALWSSALDRDGNLLWQTKVSDYEIHQGYGASPTLWQDLVLVSADNKGGGAIAGLNREDGSIQWKRERPKKPNYCSPIVLQAGGKDQLVMIGCDLVTSLNPLTGETNWEIEGATTECVTSTVTDGGRIFTSGGYPDNHISAVAAFGKGGVVWRNNTRAYVPSLLQKDGYLYATLDAGVAMCLKCDTGEELWKGRLAGTFSSSPVLVGDRIYATNEEGTTFVFRATPDDFEELAQNKLGESVFATPAICGSRIYTRVAHIRDGRRQEVLYCLGTK, from the coding sequence ATGTCACGCCATTCTTCGATCGCTGTTGTCTCGCTTCTGTCCGTCTTAGCGGCCTGCTCTTTCCTGCCGGTCACCGCGGCCGAACCGATTTCCGTTGGCGATAGCGACTGGCCCTGGTGGCGAGGTCCGAATCGCAACGGAACCGCGAATCCCGATCAGGATCCTCCGCTACACTGGAGCGAGTCAGAGAACGTGCTGTGGTCAGCCGAAGTTCCCGGACGCGGTCACGGTTCACCGATTGTTGTCGGCGATCAGGTGCTGCTGGCAACGGCGGATCTGGAAAGTAACCAGCAGGTCGTGCTGTGTTTCGACCGGAACTCCGGTGCCGAACTCTGGTCGACGGTCGTTCATGACGGCGGCGTCAAGCCGGAAGGCCGGCAGCCGAATGAGAAAGCGTCCATGGCGTCGTCCACCATTGCCTGCGACGGAAATCGACTGTTTATCAACTTTCTGAACGGCGGAGCACTTTGGTCGTCGGCACTGGACCGAGACGGCAATCTGCTGTGGCAGACGAAAGTTTCCGACTACGAAATTCACCAGGGCTACGGAGCATCTCCGACGCTGTGGCAGGATCTGGTTCTGGTTTCGGCCGACAACAAGGGCGGAGGAGCCATCGCGGGACTGAACCGCGAAGACGGCAGCATCCAGTGGAAGCGGGAGCGGCCGAAGAAGCCAAACTACTGCTCGCCGATTGTGCTGCAGGCCGGCGGAAAGGACCAACTGGTGATGATCGGCTGCGATCTGGTCACCAGCCTGAATCCGCTGACGGGAGAAACGAACTGGGAAATCGAAGGGGCAACAACGGAATGCGTCACGTCCACGGTCACGGATGGCGGCAGAATCTTCACCAGCGGCGGTTACCCCGACAACCATATTTCCGCCGTCGCCGCGTTTGGTAAAGGCGGAGTTGTCTGGCGCAACAACACGCGAGCCTATGTGCCGTCGCTGCTGCAAAAGGACGGCTATCTGTATGCAACGCTGGACGCCGGCGTCGCCATGTGCCTGAAATGCGACACCGGTGAAGAACTCTGGAAGGGACGCCTGGCGGGAACCTTCAGCAGTTCTCCCGTGCTGGTCGGCGACCGGATCTACGCGACCAACGAAGAAGGCACCACGTTTGTCTTCCGAGCTACGCCCGACGATTTCGAGGAACTCGCACAGAATAAACTCGGAGAAAGCGTGTTCGCCACGCCCGCAATCTGTGGAAGCCGCATCTACACACGCGTTGCTCACATCCGCGACGGCCGCCGCCAGGAAGTGCTGTACTGCCTCGGCACAAAATAA